A single Eleginops maclovinus isolate JMC-PN-2008 ecotype Puerto Natales chromosome 5, JC_Emac_rtc_rv5, whole genome shotgun sequence DNA region contains:
- the pdcd11 gene encoding protein RRP5 homolog, with protein sequence MASLEEDFPRGGTAKKPIESKIAVQRTEVDNLFQSNEPSEKKKRKGAGKDDGKNLKKSKTGKEGSLTLNAASKCVEILHMKNLKEGILMLGCVKEVTDFEVMVSLPCGMQGFLSIKNICDSYTKLLSEQLESADTEEICSLQHIFSPGMLFRCVIAKLDVAKGGTLSIQLSINPKLVNKALTSSSLKAGMVLSGCVDSVEDHGYIVDIGLSGTKAFLPREAVKDKHPEELKVGQNLTCKVDEVKNDGRIVRLSMSTTTQACAESEQGWNLTNLLPGLLVKATIKKVTKHGLLLDFLSSFTGQVDFLHMEPDQTSSYTEGAQVRACVLYVDPSNRLVGLSLRSFLIQPGSRINISPAGGDRIGEVVNDCKMTAMHHMSGALLELPDQTMAFVHRNHVKESSEPSNENRLLARPQHICRIMDFSPMDQILFASLRKSVIAKRFFRYQDIQAGEVVEGTVSVLLSHGMMVKLSDHIKGMVPRTHLSDILLKNPEKKYIEGMKIKCRVLSVDPENKKLYLTRKKALVESSLPLFLSFSDARRGRVSHGYIVCIKDFGCIVRFYNNVKGLVPLNELSSEPIVSPQEVFYVGQVLKAKVLNCDPAKEKMALSFKAAVEGDTAEAAQPQFDCEVGKKLEAKLLKKTVNGLEVAILPDEFRAMIPTMHLSDHMSNCPLLWESLQEGDNISNIVCSSKNKQQITITKKPTVRWSLEEGMVAKDFSEITVGMQLVGWIKNIMSYGVFVEFPYGLVGLAPKSAMTNKFVSDTASTFKPGQTVLAKVTNLDEEKRRFLVTLKMSEVVSPDGDAQTRLFNGLQERKAVSDMLASRENSDLHQQLAALSVGEKLKLTVDTSSKDSGATFKSDDLTGATILATKHHVMGANLSPGQKATAVVLHVDILSGHVHVSVLPKLVAKKKSLTEGTKYTVMVQHVDQDFAVISLEDTAQLTVIQTSSHLNEIFLTDSERLKAGMSLAAEVIEASCEELQGLPLVSWERSAPNRQRTVSENLMSTKGYRFGDMVQGKVRKVKPSSITVTLEDGSTGSVHVSEVVEAADVCEGSFPTSSVKVGSTITARVIGGREASSQRFLPFSHPKFTYTIPELTLIPSKLDESADFKAVSTKEKLNRYKVGEEIQCFVSKFIPERKTLEVTTDPCVTGTVELLAMITNPTDASHPEKLYKLGQAVQAKVVEVSSKPQRLILSLTGVHKLEEGSVALGMVTNIQPHIGLLVKLPFGSMGAVTVTDLADAYRPNPLNGYIKDQLFRCFLLGEENGKWQLSLRPSRLKPQQAKPAKDPEVLSLDKLTAGQIIRGYVKSVGEQGVFIRLSTSITGRAKLQQSTKYFVTNHKILSDHLTPNSLLTTKIVSIDTKEELVHLSLLPEDTGKPDILPESLGLPLRLIGEEKKAHDSNRRKRAASESEKNPAESTVPKKKKKTKKSKGDENDSGVEVYFREEEEEEPKPVPVKVTQSSPSRLQLSAGFSWDVGLSSLKPASAVQEGDSSDGEDEDGSGKTQKKSRHELEQEKKAAEKALVQRETQLMDPSLRPEDAAAFERLLLASPDSSLLWLQYMANHLQATQIEQARAVAERALKTISFREEQEKLNVWVALLNLENMYGNEESLKKVFERALQFCEPMPVYQQLADIYAKCDKTKEAEGLYKTMVKRFRQNKAVWLSYGTFLLQQGQSDAASALLQRALKSLPSKESVDVIGKFAHLEFRYGDSEKGRTMFDKILTSYPKRTDLWSVFIDLMVKHGSQKEVRALFDRVIHLSVSVKKIKFFFKRYLEYEKKHGTPQSIQAVKEKAMEFVEAKGTEAAN encoded by the exons ATGGCATCATTGGAGGAGGACTTCCCTCGAGGAGGGACGGCAAAGAAGCCCATCGAGAGTAAAATAGCTGTGCAGAGGACAGAGGTGGACAACTTGTTCCAG TCAAATGAACCatcagaaaagaagaaaagaaagggggcGGGCAAAGATGACGGCAAGAATCTCAAGAAGTCAAAGACAGGCAAAGAAGGCAGCCTGACCCTGAACGCAGCATCCAAGTGTGTGGAAATCCTGCATATGAAG AATCTGAAGGAGGGGATCCTGATGCTGGGCTGTGTGAAGGAGGTGACTGACTTTGAGGTGATGGTCAGCCTGCCCTGTGGCATGCAGGGCTTCCTCAGCATCAAGAACATCTGCGACTCCTACACCAAGCTGCTCAGTGAGCAACTGGAGTCAGCTGATACAGAG GAGATCTGCTCTCTGCAACACATCTTCTCCCCAGGCATGCTGTTCAGGTGTGTGATTGCCAAGCTGGATGTAGCCAAAGGAGGCACTCTTAGCatccagctgtcaatcaatcCAAAGCTGGTCAACAAGGCTCTCACTTCAAGCTCTCTGAAAGCTGGCATG gtcttgagtgGATGCGTGGACAGTGTGGAGGATCATGGCTACATAGTTGACATTGGCCTCAGTGGAACCAAAGCCTTCCTGCCCAGGGAAGCAGTAAAGGACAAACACCCAGAAG AGCTGAAAGTGGGTCAGAACTTGACTTGTAAAGTGGATGAAGTAAAGAACGATGGGCGTATTGTCCGCCTTTCTATGAGCACCACCACCCAGGCCTGTGCTGAATCTGAACAGGGCTGGAACCTTACTAACCTGCTGCCTGGACTTCTGGTCAAAGCCACCATCAAAAAG GTGACCAAACATGGCCTACTCTTGGACTTCCTGTCCTCCTTCACTGGCCAGGTGGACTTTCTCCACATGGAGCCAGATCAGACATCCAGCTACACTGAGGGAGCCCAG GTTCGAGCCTGTGTGCTGTATGTGGATCCGTCCAACCGTCTGGTGGGCCTGAGCCTGCGCAGCTTCCTCATCCAGCCCGGGTCCAGAATCAACATCTCTCCTGCTGGAGGAGACCGCATCGGCGAGGTGGTGAATGACTGCAAGATGACTGCTATGCACCACATGTCTGGAGCCTTGTTGGAGCTGCCTGACCAAACGATGGCCTTTGTACAT AGGAACCACGTTAAGGAGTCTAGCGAGCCGTCCAATGAAAACAGATTGCTGGCCAGGCCTCAGCACATCTGCAGGATCATGGACTTCAGCCCCATGGACCAGATTCTCTTTGCTAGTCTGCGAAA GAGCGTGATTGCAAAGCGATTTTTCAGATATCAGGATATTCAGGCCGGGGAAGTTGTAGAG GGCACGGTGTCAGTCCTGCTGAGTCACGGCATGATGGTGAAACTGTCTGACCACATTAAAGGCATGGTGCCCCGCACACACCTGTCCGACATCCTGCTGAAGAACCCAGAGAAGAAGTACATAGAGGGCATGAAGATCAAATGTCGG GTGCTCTCAGTGGACCCAGAGAATAAGAAGCTGTACCTGACCAGGAAGAAGGCCCTGGTGGAAAGCTCCCTGCCGCTGTTCCTCAGCTTCAGCGACGCGCGCCGCGGCCGTGTGTCCCACGGCTACATCGTCTGCATCAAAGACTTTGGCTGCATCGTGCGTTTCTACAACAACGTGAAGGGCCTGGTGCCGCTCAACGAGCTCAGCTCTGAGCCCATCGTCAGCCCGCAGGAGGTCTTCTACGTGGGGCAG GTGTTAAAGGCTAAAGTCCTCAACTGTGACCCCGCTAAGGAGAAGATGGCGCTGTCATTTAAGGCGGCAGTGGAGGGAGACACAGCCGAAGCTGCCCAGCCCCAGTTTGACTGTGAGGTGGGGAAG AAACTGGAGGCCAAGTTGCTGAAAAAGACAGTCAACGGTCTGGAGGTGGCCATCCTCCCTGACGAGTTCCGTGCCATgatacccacaatgcacctttCTGATCACATGTCCAACTGCCCTCTGCTGTGGGAGAGCCTGCAGGAGGGAGACAACATCTCAAACATCGTCTGCTCCAGCAAGAACAAACAGCAGATT ACCATCACCAAGAAGCCAACAGTGCGATGGTCGCTGGAGGAGGGAATGGTGGCCAAGGACTTCTCTGAGATCACAGTAGGGATGCAACTGGTCGGCTGGATCAAGAACATCATGTCGTACGGCGTCTTCGTGGAGTTCCCTTACGGCCTTGTTGGGCTCGCACCCAAGTCT gcCATGACCAACAAGTTTGTCAGCGATACAGCGTCCACCTTCAAGCCGGGCCAGACGGTCCTCGCCAAAGTGACCAACCTGGATGAGGAAAAACGGCGCTTCCTGGTCACGCTGAAGATGTCAGAGGTCGTCTCTCCGGACGGGGATGCCCAGACCAGACTCTTCAACGGTCTGCAGGAGAGAAAAGCTGTGTCTGATATGTTGGCTAGCAGAG AGAACAGTGATCTCCACCAGCAGCTGGCTGCTCTTTCTGTGGGGGAGAAGCTGAAGCTGACTGTAGACACTAGTTCCAAGGACAGCGGCGCCACATTTAAGTCTGATGATTTGACCGGTGCCACCATACTGGCCACCAAGCACCATGTCATGG GTGCTAATCTGAGCCCAGGACAGAAAGCCACTGCGGTTGTCCTCCATGTTGACATCCTGTCCGGACATGTCCATGTGTCCGTCCTCCCCAAGCTGGTGGCAAAGAAGAAATCT TTAACCGAAGGAACGAAGTACACAGTGATGGTGCAGCACGTGGACCAAGACTTCGCCGTCATCTCTCTGGAGGACACGGCTCAGCTGACTGTGATCCAGACCAGCAGCCATCTGAATGAGATATTCCTGACCGACTCAGAGAGGCTGAAGGCAGGCATGAGTTTGGCCGCTGAGGTGATAGAAGCcagctgtgaggagctgcagggGCTCCCCCTGGTGTCCTGGGAGCGCAGCGCCCCCAACCGACAGCGCACAGTCTCAGAAAACCTGATGAGCACCAAAGGCTATCGTTTTGGGGACATGGTGCAGGGCAAGGTGCGGAAGGTGAAGCCGTCCTCCATAACGGTCACGTTAGAGGATGGGAGCACGGGCAGTGTGCACGTGTCCGAGGTGGTGGAGGCTGCAGATGTGTGTGAGGGATCCTTCCCCACATCCTCCGTTAAAGTAGGCAGCACGATCACCGCCAGGGTCATCGGAGGACGGGAGGCATCCAGTCAGAG attCTTGCCCTTCTCCCATCCCAAATTTACATACACCATCCCTGAGCTCACTCTTATACCCAG caAACTGGATGAGAGTGCAGATTTCAAGGCGGtttcaacaaaagaaaaactaaaccGCTATAAGGTCGGGGAGGAAATTCAATGCTTTGTTTCAAAG TTTATTCCAGAGAGGAAGACTCTGGAGGTCACCACTGATCCTTGTGTCACCGGGACAGTTGAACTGCTGGCCATGATCACCAATCCAACA GACGCCAGCCACCCCGAGAAACTGTACAAGCTGGGTCAAGCGGTCCAAGCCAAAGTGGTGGAAGTGAGCTCCAAACCTCAACGCTTGATACTGTCACTCACGG GTGTCCACAAGTTGGAGGAAGGCAGTGTTGCTCTGGGGATGGTGACTAATATCCAGCCGCACATCGGCCTCCTGGTCAAGCTTCCATTTGGCAGCATGGGGGCCGTCACTGTCACCGACCTGGCCGACGCCTACAGGCCAAACCCTCTGAACGGGTACATCAAGGACCAGCTGTTCAG GTGTTTCCTTCTCGGGGAAGAAAATGGCAAGTGGCAGTTGTCTCTACGTCCATCGAG ACTCAAACCACAGCAGGCCAAGCCGGCGAAGGACCCAGAGGTTTTATCTTTAGACAAACTGACGGCAGGCCAGATCATCAGAGGCTACGTGAAGTCTGTGGGAGAGCAGGGGGTCTTCATCAG GTTGTCAACGAGCATCACGGGAAGAGCCAAACTTCAACAGTCCACCAAATACTTTGTCACCAACCACAAAATCCTCTCTGATCACCTGACCCCCAACAGCCTGCTCACCACCAAGATCGTCAG CATTGACACAAAGGAGGAGCTGGTCCACCTCTCTCTGCTCCCAGAGGACACCGGGAAGCCTGACATCCTCCCAGAGTCCCTCGGCCTGCCACTGCGTCTGataggagaggagaagaaggcgCATGACTCCAACAGGAGGAAACGAGCAGCGTCCGAGAGCGAAAAG AATCCAGCAGAGTCCACAGTCccgaagaaaaagaagaagacaaagaaatcAAAGGGTGACGAGAACGATAGCGGAGTGGAGGTGTACttcagagaagaggaggaagaagaaccCAAACCTGTCCCTGTGAAA gtgacACAGAGCTCTCCATCCAGACTGCAGCTGTCAGCAGGTTTCTCCTGGGACGTGGGGCTGAGCTCCCTGAAGCCGGCCTCTGCAGTGCAGGAGGGTGACTCCAGCGATGGAGAGGACGAAGATGGAAGCGGCAAG ACCCAGAAGAAGTCTCGCCACgagctggagcaggagaagaaggCGGCGGAGAAGGCCCTGGTGCAGCGGGAGACACAGCTGATGGATCCCAGCCTGCGGCCCGAGGACGCCGCTGCCTTCGAGCGCCTGCTCCTGGCTTCCCCCGACAGCTCCCTGCTGTGGCTGCAGTACATGGCTAACCATCTGCAGGCCACGCAGATCGAGCAGGCCCGCGCCGTGGCAGAGAGGGCCCTCAAAACCATCTCCTTCAG ggaggagcaggagaagctgAACGTGTGGGTGGCGCTGCTGAACCTGGAGAACATGTACGGCAACGAGGAGAGTCTGAAGAAAGTGTTTGAGCGGGCGCTTCAGTTCTGCGAGCCCATGCCCGTCTACCAGCAGCTGGCCGACATCTACGCAAAGTGCGACAAGACCAAG GAGGCAGAAGGCTTGTATAAGACGATGGTGAAGCGTTTCCGTCAGAATAAGGCAGTGTGGCTGAGCTACGGGACTTTCCTACTCCAGCAGGGTCAGAGTGACGCTGCCAGCGCTCTCCTGCAGAGGGCGCTGAAGAGTCTGCCCTCCAAAGAAA GTGTGGATGTGATCGGCAAGTTCGCTCACCTCGAGTTCCGCTACGGTGATTCAGAGAAAGGTCGCACCATGTTTGACAAAATCCTGACAAGCTACCCAAAACGCACCGACCTGTGGTCCGTCTTCATCGACCTCATGGTGAAACATGGGTCGCAGAAGGAAGTCAG
- the atp5md gene encoding ATP synthase membrane subunit DAPIT, mitochondrial, which translates to MGGHDAGNHPQFTGFAKYFNAYTITGRRNCVLATYASLLAIGLFFKLKPKKQAAIKAE; encoded by the exons ATGGGAGGCCACGATGCAGGAAACCACCCTCAGTTCACTGGCTTTGCCAAGTACTTCAACGCATACACAATCACAGGGAGGAGGAAT TGTGTTTTGGCCACATATGCTAGCCTACTAGCCATTGGCCTCTTCTTCAAATTGAAGCCCAAGAAACAGGCAGCCATCAAAGCAGAGTGA